Proteins encoded in a region of the Coffea eugenioides isolate CCC68of chromosome 4, Ceug_1.0, whole genome shotgun sequence genome:
- the LOC113768883 gene encoding protein STRICTOSIDINE SYNTHASE-LIKE 12-like: MALFIFLLLSTFPDSIFSTATNIAITSPTQSITLTSFEKLPLPSTATSPESLAFNLLGEGPYTGVSDGRILKYIRLTKSFVDFAYTSPNRTRAFCDGTTSLDKSPTCGLPLGLDFDYFTGQLYCCDPFVGLTRVGAFGGLATTLVPTKDGVPYRFLIAVTKTSDGPVYFTDASALAGAVGLATDSDASFLLVSEFIAKRILRYWLKGEKAGTSEIFLTFPGGPNKIKRNQEGNYWVAVNVPKNDSTVAPQGVKFSPSGEILAMVDLSKEYNSRITIVIEYNNKIYVGGRNFPFVGQYDIKYV, translated from the exons ATggctttgtttatttttttgctaCTTTCTACTTTCCCTGATTCGATATTCTCGACTGCCACTAATATTGCCATCACATCACCCACCCAAAGTATCACTCTCACATCATTTGAAAAGCTTCCTCTACCCTCCACTGCGACCTCTCCGGAGTCCTTGGCTTTCAATTTACTAGGGGAAGGTCCTTACACTGGCGTCTCCGACGGCCGAATTCTTAAGTATATAAGGCTTACTAAGTCTTTCGTAGACTTTGCCTACACTTCACCAAATAG GACTCGGGCATTTTGTGATGGGACGACTAGCCTCGACAAGTCTCCGACCTGCGGGCTGCCTCTGGGACTGGATTTCGATTATTTCACCGGTCAACTCTATTGTTGTGATCCATTCGTCGGCCTTACCCGTGTAGGAGCATTTGGAGGGCTGGCTACTACTCTTGTCCCGACTAAGGATGGAGTGCCTTACCGCTTTCTCATTGCCGTAACTAAGACTAGTGATGGACCTGTCTATTTTACAGATGCCAGTGCT CTAGCCGGAGCTGTAGGGTTGGCCACCGACAGTGATGCCTCATTCCTCCTCGTTTCAGAGTTCATTGCAAAGAGAATTCTAAGGTATTGGCTTAAAGGAGAAAAAGCTGGAACTtctgaaattttcttgacaTTTCCAGGAGGCCCAAACAAGATTAAGAGGAACCAAGAAGGAAACTACTGGGTTGCAGTGAATGTTCCGAAAAATGACTCCACCGTTGCACCCCAAGGTGTGAAATTTAGCCCTTCAGGAGAAATTCTAGCCATGGTTGATCTCAGCAAAGAGTACAATAGCCGTATTACAATTGTTATAGAATATAATAACAAAATATATGTTGGAGGTCGGAATTTTCCTTTTGTGGGTCAGTACGATATCAAATATGTCTGA